One window of Mauremys reevesii isolate NIE-2019 linkage group 4, ASM1616193v1, whole genome shotgun sequence genomic DNA carries:
- the BMF gene encoding bcl-2-modifying factor isoform X2 codes for MDPPSYLEEDYSSLDGLDDDVFHSDFGLTGNAGYRLHVPPVGFALNPHLQEEPREGQREARAEVQIARKLQCIADQFHRLHIQRHQQNRNQVWWQILLFIHNLALNVEANRNHVGQR; via the exons ATGGATCCCCCCAGCTACCTGGAAGAGGACTATTCCAGCCTGGACGGGCTGGACGATGACGTGTTTCACTCTGACTTTGGACTCACAG GGAATGCTGGGTACCGTTTACATGTCCCCCCAGTTGGCTTTGCATTGAATCCGCACCTCCAAGAGGAGCCTCGGGAAGGTCAACGGGAAGCACGTGCTGAGGTTCAGATTGCACGGAAGTTACAGTGCATTGCAGACCAGTTCCACAGGCTCCACATACAGAGG CATCAGCAGAACAGAAATCAAGTGTGGTGGCAGATCCTTCTCTTCATACATAACTTGGCCTTAAATGTGGAGGCGAACAGGAACCACGTAGGTCAGAGGTGA
- the BMF gene encoding bcl-2-modifying factor isoform X1 translates to MDPPSYLEEDYSSLDGLDDDVFHSDFGLTGQPGEMTPPGIFTQNQSYSCLLGRFQLFPLTHCCGPGIRHAEQQDKATQTLSPSSSTQDVMLPCGVTEEPQRLFYGNAGYRLHVPPVGFALNPHLQEEPREGQREARAEVQIARKLQCIADQFHRLHIQRHQQNRNQVWWQILLFIHNLALNVEANRNHVGQR, encoded by the exons ATGGATCCCCCCAGCTACCTGGAAGAGGACTATTCCAGCCTGGACGGGCTGGACGATGACGTGTTTCACTCTGACTTTGGACTCACAGGTCAGCCTGGTGAGATGACCCCTCCTGGCATTTTCACACAGAACCAATCCTACAGCTGTCTCCTGGGGAGGTTTCAACTGTTCCCCCTCACACACTGCTGTGGTCCAGGTATCAGGCATGCTGAGCAGCAGGACAAGGCAACCCAAACACTCAGTCCATCCTCTTCCACTCAAGATGTCATGTTGCCATGTGGAGTCACTGAAGAGCCCCAGAGACTCTTCTATG GGAATGCTGGGTACCGTTTACATGTCCCCCCAGTTGGCTTTGCATTGAATCCGCACCTCCAAGAGGAGCCTCGGGAAGGTCAACGGGAAGCACGTGCTGAGGTTCAGATTGCACGGAAGTTACAGTGCATTGCAGACCAGTTCCACAGGCTCCACATACAGAGG CATCAGCAGAACAGAAATCAAGTGTGGTGGCAGATCCTTCTCTTCATACATAACTTGGCCTTAAATGTGGAGGCGAACAGGAACCACGTAGGTCAGAGGTGA